GAATTCAGCCCGGTTGCCCGGGAGTTCCTGCTGGACGCCCGGCTGCGGGCGGTGCTGGAGACGCTGTTCGGGGAGGAGGTGCTGGCGGCGCAGAGCATGTTCTACTTCAAGCCGCCGGGCGCGCGGGGACAGGCGCTGCACCAGGACAACTTCTATCTGCGGGTCGAGCCGGGGACGTGTGTGGCGGCGTGGCTGGCGTGCGAGCCGATCGACCGGGACAACGGCGGCCTCGAGGTGGTGCCGGGCACTCACCGGATGGACCTGTTCTGTCCCGAACTCGCCGACGAGCAGCTGTCGTTCGCCCGCGAGTGCGTGCCGCCCCCGGCCGGGCTGACGCCGGTGCCGGTCGATCTGGCGCCGGGTGACGTGCTGTTCTTCAACGGCAGCCTGGTGCATGGCTCCGGGCCCAACCGCACGGCGGACCGGTTCCGGCGGTCCTTCATCGGGCACTACGTCGGCCGGTCGGCCGAGCGGATCGGGGCGTACTACCGGACGCTGACCATGTCCGGGGAGCGGGTGGCGCTGCCGGAGAGCGAGGGGGCGGGTCCGTGCGGCACGGAGTTCCGCCCCGACGGGCCGCACTGAGCCGCCGCGGCGCCTCAGTGCCCGCTGATCGCGCGCGGGGTGTAGGGCTGCTGCAGCTCCTCGATCTCCTTCTCGGTCAGCTCCAGTTCCACGGCCGCCACCGCGTCTTCGATGTGGTGGGGCTTGGCGGCGCCGACGATCGGGGCCACCACCGTGTCCTGGTGCAGCAGCCAGGCGAGGGCCACCTGGGCGCGGGGCACGCCCCGGTCGTTCGCGATCCGGGTGACGGCCTCGACGATGGAGCGGTCGCTGTCCAGGTAGAGGCGGCTGCCGAAGTTGTCGTTGGCGCTGCGTTCGGTGACCGTGCCCCAGTCGCGGGTGAGCCGGCCCCAGGCGAGCGGGCTCCACGGGAGCACCCCGACGCCCTGGTCGGCGCAGAGCGGCAGCATCTCCCGCTCCTCCTCGCGGTAGAGCAGGTTGTAGTGGTTCTGCATGGACACGAACTTCGTCCAGCCGTGCCGCTCGGCGGTGTGCTGCAGCTTGGCGAACTGCCAGGCGTACATGGAACTCGCCCCGATGTAGCGGACCTTGCCGGCCTTGACCAGGTCGTGCAGGGCCTCCATCGTCTCCTCGACGGGGGTCGCGTGGTCGAAGCGGTGGATCTGGTAGAGGTCGACGTAGTCGGTGCCGAGGCGGCGCAGGCTGTGGTCGATCTCGGTCATGATCGCCTTGCGGGACAGCCCGGCCCCGTTGGGGCCCGGCCGCATCCGGCCGTTCACCTTGGTGGCCAGCACGATCTCGTCGCGGTCGGCGAAGTCGCGCAGCGCCTTGCCGACGATCTCCTCGCTGGTGCCGTCGGAGTAGACGTTCGCGGTGTCGAAGAAGTTGATGCCCGCCTCCAGCGCCTGCCGGATGAGCGGGCGGGACGCGTCCTCGTCGAGCGTCCACTCGTGGACGCCGCGGTCGGGCAGGCCGTAGGTCATGCAGCCCAGACAGATCCGCGAGACGTCCAGGCCCGTCGAACCGAGCTTCACGTACTGCATCGTTGCCGCTCCTGCGTTCGGGAGGGTGGTCACTCCCGAGCCTACGGCGTGGCCTGGCGCCGACTTGACGATCCCGGCGCGCGGGCGATGTGATCCTGCCACGCGCCGCGCCGCCCGGCGTGCGCAGGATGGAGCGGACGTGCTTCGCACGGGTGTGCTGCGCGCCGCGGGCTCCCGGTGGTCCGCGGGCGCCCTGGCTATGGCCCTGACCGTCACCGTGCCGGCGGCCGTCGGATGCGGCTCCGGAGCCGGTGGCGGTTCCGCCGCCGAGGCGCGGTCCGCACGGCCCGCCGCGGTGCGGCTGCCTCCGCGGCACGCGGGGTTCGACTACCAGATCGGCGGCGCCTATCCCCCGCCCGCGGGCGTGCGGATCGTCAGCCGCGACCGCTCCGACTCCCCCGCGCCGGGCCTGTACAACATCTGCTACGTCAACGCCTTCCAGGCCCAGCCCGAAGAGCGCGCCTCCTGGCCGGCCGACCTGCTCCTGCGCGACGCACGCGGCCGGGTCGTGATCGACGGGGACTGGAACGAGGCCCTGCTCGACCTGCGCACCCCGGCCAAGCGGGAACGCGCGGCCCAGCGGGTGAACCGGTGGATCGACGGCTGCGCCGAGAAGGGCTTCGACGCCGTCGAGCCGGACAACTACGACAGCTACACCCGCTCCCGCCACCTGCTCAGCGCCGCCGACGCCACCGCCTTCATGACCCTGCTGTCCCGCCATGCGCACGGCCGGCGTCTGGCGGTGGCGCAGAAGAACACCGCCGGGCTGGCCGGTGCCCGTCGCCGGGCCGGGCCGGACTTCGCGGTGACGGAGGAGTGCGGGCAGTACGACGAGTGCGAGGTGTACGCGAAGGCGTTCGACGACCGGGTCCTGGACGTCGAGTACACCGCGTCCGGTCTGCGCTCGGCGGTCGCCCACTGGGGTGGCCGGCTGAGCGTCGTACGGCGGGACAGGGCGGTGTCCACTCCGGGGAGCAGGGGATACGTGCGGGAGGCCGGCTGA
This genomic interval from Streptomyces sp. NBC_00557 contains the following:
- a CDS encoding phytanoyl-CoA dioxygenase family protein translates to MTATDFGAILPETLRRQFEEDGFTVVRGLFGRPETERLCAAFAALHAAGPVPGRFEPRPADPDPLRRYPRVMQPHEFSPVAREFLLDARLRAVLETLFGEEVLAAQSMFYFKPPGARGQALHQDNFYLRVEPGTCVAAWLACEPIDRDNGGLEVVPGTHRMDLFCPELADEQLSFARECVPPPAGLTPVPVDLAPGDVLFFNGSLVHGSGPNRTADRFRRSFIGHYVGRSAERIGAYYRTLTMSGERVALPESEGAGPCGTEFRPDGPH
- a CDS encoding aldo/keto reductase; the protein is MQYVKLGSTGLDVSRICLGCMTYGLPDRGVHEWTLDEDASRPLIRQALEAGINFFDTANVYSDGTSEEIVGKALRDFADRDEIVLATKVNGRMRPGPNGAGLSRKAIMTEIDHSLRRLGTDYVDLYQIHRFDHATPVEETMEALHDLVKAGKVRYIGASSMYAWQFAKLQHTAERHGWTKFVSMQNHYNLLYREEEREMLPLCADQGVGVLPWSPLAWGRLTRDWGTVTERSANDNFGSRLYLDSDRSIVEAVTRIANDRGVPRAQVALAWLLHQDTVVAPIVGAAKPHHIEDAVAAVELELTEKEIEELQQPYTPRAISGH
- a CDS encoding endo alpha-1,4 polygalactosaminidase encodes the protein MALTVTVPAAVGCGSGAGGGSAAEARSARPAAVRLPPRHAGFDYQIGGAYPPPAGVRIVSRDRSDSPAPGLYNICYVNAFQAQPEERASWPADLLLRDARGRVVIDGDWNEALLDLRTPAKRERAAQRVNRWIDGCAEKGFDAVEPDNYDSYTRSRHLLSAADATAFMTLLSRHAHGRRLAVAQKNTAGLAGARRRAGPDFAVTEECGQYDECEVYAKAFDDRVLDVEYTASGLRSAVAHWGGRLSVVRRDRAVSTPGSRGYVREAG